The DNA sequence ttggagcaatgttcacatactctagtattagatgcaatgttattgggaccatgatttatgtcatcacttgtgcacacctcctcatatggaagatacttttccttcttcatgtctcaagaagggtagaaatacaagaagaaATACATGAATGCATACAGTGGAGTGCGGGgagccctagaggtagttgtaaggTGTCTCCAgctgggtccatttgtacactctcagttacattctttctttctttctttagttaaagttaaagttaaagttaaagtaccaatgattgtcacacacacacacactaggtgtggcgagattattctctgcatttgacccatcacccttgatcaccccctgggaggtgaggggagcagtgggcagcagcggtggccgcgcccgggaatcattttggtgatttaacccccaattccaacccttgatgctgagtgccaagcagggaggtaatgggtcccatttttatagtctttggtatgactcggccggggtttgaactcacaacctaccgatctcagggcggacactctaaccattaggccactgagtaggagttgatttggaacatgaacacacttacagcataatacatcacacactttcatatcatttcactttacattcatgtccgaataggagtaggaaaaagcagagcttatttaatcttacccctttcccaattcagagcgtttacaaatgtatacatcatttacttacctttttatagtaaaatgacatccgtgaatgagtaatacaacagttttgtaatatataattaataaagtcagtcattattaacatactgagatgaagaatatcttcatttcaataaggttgaaagtatttctcataattcttcttctttgtactttgtaagcacttttaatttgaacaacctcttaaagtggatcatatcagtacaatgtttcactTATTTActcaatccattccatcatttaattccacatactgatatactaaaggttctaagtgttgtacgtgcatacaaatgttttaaattacattttcctctaaggttatatttctcctctttagttgagaagaattgttgtacattctttggtagcaggttatagtttgctttgtacatcattttagctgtttgcaattttaccaaatcattgaactttaatatttttctgttcttctttaataattgtctgtagtattccttcttacatgttcctagtataccaattagcttgtttttatatttcttatacttattttctgcctctatagatgtctgtgttattaatattccatataatgtcttttttttgtgacaagcatttttcagtccttttgtcatccatggttggttgtttttcttttgcttcttactaacttctttccatggacaacataaacattgatattatacatgtgggccaatatatatatatatttatataaatgctgttaaatgtagctttgatgtggcaagctacttttgcagtgtagcttgtagtgtagcgtgctacaattctctgaggatagcttagctccatttaattgagagtaacttgtagcttagcttactacattgtccaggtagcttgcccatcactgtctatttggcctagctcacatgtcaatagtttgaatactgcaaacttcaatacagtaacacctcatttgttctgcagacgtccagcgggtgtcagcggggagtcatgaagaggagtggcacaccagtgtgggacagaaggagctacaggccccctcccacattaaagaggagcagcttcatgatgaagatgaagctcagtccttacagcttcatcacagtcaaagtgaggagaacagaggggcggagcttgtaagtcaacacatcacagaagctgatggagagcattgtgaagatatcaagtcagaaccagacagcatctttgctccactgtcagacatggaccacatgatgtcacactcttctgatcacagtgaccacatccaaaaacctttggagagtaaaaatgactctaaaggtgatacgagacatcacactaacaacaaacactttgactgctctgaatgtgggaaatcatttagacggaagagtcattttacaagacacatgagaacacatactggagagaaaccttttacttgctctgtttgtaagaagagtttctccagaaaggaacaaatgaccatacacatgagaacacacacaggtgagaaaccttttacttgctcagcttctgatcacagtgaccacatccaaaaacctttggagagtaaaaatgactctaaaggtgatacgagacatcacactaacaacaaacactttgactgctctgaatgtgggaaatcatttagaaagaagagtcattttacaagacacatgagaatacatactggagagaaaccttttacttgctctgtttgtaagaagagtttctccagaaagggtgatatgaccacacacatgagaatacacactggagagaaaccttttacttgctctgtttgtgctAGAAGATTCAACACGAAGAAGGAAATTATAttccacatgagaacacacacaggtgagaaaccttttacttgctctgtttgtaagaagagtttctctagaaagcaacacatgaccacacacatgagaacacacactggagagaaaccttttgcttgttcagcttgtgctaaaagattcaacactaagacggAAATtatagtacacatgagaacacacactggtgagaaaccttttacttgctctgtttgtaagaagagtttcttctGTAAGCatagcatgaccacacacatgagaacacacactggtgagaaaccttttacttgctctgtttgtaagaagagtttctctagaaagcaacacatgaccacacacatgagaacacacactggagagaaaccttttgcttgttcagcttgtgctaaaagattcaacactaagacggAAATtatagtacacatgagaacacacactggtgagaaaccttttacttgctctgtttgtaagaagagtttcttctGTAAGCatagcatgaccacacacatgagaacacacactggtgagaaaccttttgcttgccctgtttgtaagaagagtttctccagaaaggaacgcatgaccacacacatgagaacacacactggaaagaaaccgtttagttgcactgtgtgtgataaaacattcaggtttaagtatcaggtcagtaaacacaagtgtgtaacagtcatggaagctgcagggatgtaaaaacacttaaacagtgattgtgctaaatgtagtttaaaaacacagcatgtttaataagaatgtatatttgatgttgtatgtagtgcttctcatcttctagtcttatatgttgtcctgtagttactttttaagttgtgtgcatgtattgaatattatatatgtagctaatattttattctattttctcaTTGTTAAACagaggacatcttattatttttattagttttttttttcatgcatattttctattttattttattgatgttattatccaattaaGAGTATGGATGAATAAAATCGTTAATAAAATGTGGACTTTTTatttgttacatcatggatgttaactactgcaaaacatcaacaaagaagaaaaatgctgaagttagcaacacatcactgaactttagagccatcgtgagtggagttgcttgtttttattgctgcatttgtacttatttcacctcacatctggCACTGTGCAGTAAAAAAAGGGATATTTATTGATAAAAGAACACAAACCGAGAGCAACAGGGAACTATGAAGAAAAAACaaactgctgaaacccagcaaaacactcacaggaaatgtggagcagatggcgtccacaaagtacgtgtgTACTAGAGCTTGGCATCAAAAAGTATAGTCGATGGTCACCCGTGAACAAAGAATAATGTCCCGACAACGAAGGTAGCAAAAGGATcaatttaaatagtcttgattgcaaacagaaaacaggtgaggggaaatgctcaGGGACAGTTGTGAAGTAGCcataggaaaacaccaacaaaactagaagagccaccaaaataaaagcacaggacaggaagtgaaacaCTAACAAAAGTGTTTATATCCCAacaatgaccccccccccccccccccccccacccccacagaaagagaaaaacagccaaaaaacaaaattaactaaagtaataataatgttatcaaataaatacataaataacaataatgatattaataaaaaatttgaagactcgaagacttctatggaaatgcaaaaaccgagactccgatttccctcgcccggacgcgggtcactgggacccccctctggagccaggcccggagttggggcacgatggcgaacacctggtggccgggcctgtccccatggggcccggccgggctcagtccgaagaggcaatgtgggtcccccctccaatggactcaccacccatagcaggggccatagaggtcgggtgcgttgAGAGcggggcggaagccgaaggcagggcacttggcggttcgatcctcggctacataagctagctcttgggacgtggaatgtcacctcgctgtgggagaaggagcctgagctcgtgcccgaggtggagaagttccggctggatatagttggactcacttcgacgcacagcaagggctctagaaccagttctctcgagaggtgcTGGACTCTcatccacactggcgttgcacgcagtg is a window from the Nerophis lumbriciformis linkage group LG28, RoL_Nlum_v2.1, whole genome shotgun sequence genome containing:
- the LOC133570539 gene encoding uncharacterized protein yields the protein MDVQRVSAGSHEEEWHTSVGQKELQAPSHIKEEQLHDEDEAQSLQLHHSQSEENRGAELVSQHITEADGEHCEDIKSEPDSIFAPLSDMDHMMSHSSDHSDHIQKPLESKNDSKGDTRHHTNNKHFDCSECGKSFRRKSHFTRHMRTHTGEKPFTCSVCKKSFSRKEQMTIHMRTHTGEKPFTCSASDHSDHIQKPLESKNDSKGDTRHHTNNKHFDCSECGKSFRKKSHFTRHMRIHTGEKPFTCSVCKKSFSRKGDMTTHMRIHTGEKPFTCSVCARRFNTKKEIIFHMRTHTGEKPFTCSVCKKSFSRKQHMTTHMRTHTGEKPFACSACAKRFNTKTEIIVHMRTHTGEKPFTCSVCKKSFFCKHSMTTHMRTHTGEKPFTCSVCKKSFSRKQHMTTHMRTHTGEKPFACSACAKRFNTKTEIIVHMRTHTGEKPFTCSVCKKSFFCKHSMTTHMRTHTGEKPFACPVCKKSFSRKERMTTHMRTHTGKKPFSCTVCDKTFRFKYQVSKHKCVTVMEAAGM